From a region of the Salarias fasciatus chromosome 6, fSalaFa1.1, whole genome shotgun sequence genome:
- the LOC115390056 gene encoding ADP/ATP translocase 1 — protein MSDAVVSFMKDFLAGGIAAAISKTAVAPIERVKLLLQVQHASKQITAETQYKGIIDCVVRIPKEQGFISFWRGNLANVIRYFPTQALNFAFKDKYKKIFLGGVDQKTQFWRYFAGNLASGGAAGATSLCFVYPLDFARTRLAADIGKGNAEREFTGLGNCISKIFKTDGLKGLYLGFNVSVQGIIIYRAAYFGCFDTAKGMLPDPKNTHIVVSWMIAQTVTAVAGLISYPFDTVRRRMMMQSGRKGADIMYKGTIDCWSKIIKDEGGKAFFKGAWSNVIRGMGGAFVLVLYDEIKKFTK, from the exons ATGTCGGACGCGGTGGTTAGTTTTATGAAGGACTTTCTGGCCGGTGGTATAGCCGCTGCCATCTCCAAAACAGCTGTCGCTCCCATCGAGAGAGTCAAGTTGTTGCTGCAG GTTCAGCATGCCAGCAAACAGATTACAGCAGAGACACAGTACAAGGGGATCATTGACTGTGTGGTGAGAATCCCCAAAGAACAGGGTTTCATTTCCTTCTGGAGAGGTAACCTGGCCAATGTCATCCGTTACTTCCCCACCCAAGCGCTCAACTTTGCCTTCAAAGACAAGTACAAGAAGATCTTCCTTGGTGGAGTGGATCAAAAAACACAGTTCTGGCGTTACTTCGCTGGTAACCTGGCATCCGGTGGCGCCGCAGGTGCGACCTCACTGTGCTTCGTCTATCCCCTCGACTTTGCCAGAACGAGACTGGCCGCCGACATCGGGAAGGGCAACGCCGAGAGAGAGTTCACCGGTCTTGGAAACTGCATCTCCAAGATCTTCAAAACCGACGGCCTCAAGGGTCTGTACCTCGGGTTCAACGTGTCCGTGCAGGGCATCATCATCTACAGAGCAGCCTACTTCGGGTGCTTCGACACAGCTAAAG GTATGCTGCCGGATCCCAAGAACACGCACATCGTGGTCAGCTGGATGATCGCCCAGACTGTGACCGCTGTGGCGGGTCTTATTTCATATCCCTTCGACACCGTCAGACGTCGTATGATGATGCAGTCTGGACGCAAAGGAG CTGACATCATGTACAAGGGCACAATTGACTGCTGGAGTAAGATCATCAAGGACGAGGGAGGAAAAGCCTTCTTCAAGGGTGCCTGGTCCAACGTGATCAGAGGCATGGGCGGCGCCTTCGTGTTGGTGCTG
- the LOC115390059 gene encoding hairy and enhancer of split-related protein helt-like, with the protein MASKMKDRKRTPISHKVIEKRRRDRINRCLNELGKTVPMALAKQNSGKLEKAEILEMTVQYLRALHSADFPRGREKGELLAEFANYFHYGYHECMKNLVHYLTTEDRAETKDIKYARILAFLQSKSRVVTEPVFGSVGSMPEPSDYLSQLHSSPEHQSHSPSDSLYQQSPPGHFSWHSAARSPGITYPSVPLSAHTQQHSGYLSPVQGLDHHYFNFIGHTHANTFSLHSAQHAM; encoded by the exons ATGGCatcaaaaatgaaagacaggaag AGAACTCCGATTTCTCACAAAGTCATTGAGAAAAGAAGACGGGACCGCATCAATCGCTGCTTAAACGAGTTGGGAAAAACAGTACCAATGGCACTTGCAAAACAG AACTCTGGAAAACTGGAGAAGGCCGAAATTTTGGAGATGACTGTTCAGTACCTGCGAGCGCTCCACTCAGCTGATTTCCCCCGTGGGAGAGAAAAAG GTGAACTACTCGCTGAATTCGCCAACTACTTCCACTACGGATACCACGAGTGTATGAAGAACTTGGTGCACTACCTCACCACGGAGGACAGAGCTGAAACCAAAGACATCAAGTACGCGCGGATCCTCGCCTTCTTACAGTCCAAATCCCGTGTGGTCACCGAGCCCGTGTTCGGCTCTGTCGGCTCCATGCCAGAGCCATCGGACTACCTCAGCCAGCTGCACTCCTCCCCGGAGCACCAAAGCCACAGCCCGTCCGACTCGCTGTACCAGCAGAGCCCGCCGGGACACTTCTCATGGCACAGCGCGGCGCGCAGCCCGGGCATCACCTACCCGTCGGTGCCGCTCTCTGCGCACACGCAGCAGCACAGTGGATACTTGTCGCCTGTGCAGGGACTCGATCACCACTATTTCAACTTCATCGGGCACACGCACGCAAACACGTTCAGTTTGCACAGTGCGCAACACGCCATGTAA